TGCTTTCCTTTGGACTTGGCTAGCATTGGCATTCTGATGGCGTGCTGCGGACAacaaatatatgttatataattcCTCAGTTGTATTTTCTTGGTTTGGTCATTGGtagaaagttttgaaagttgttTTCATTTATGTGATTTCTAGCTTCTACAGTTTTAAACAGTAACCGTACGTATATTCTAGTTCAATTGTCATAGCTATAATTAGTGCAATTAACATAGAGTATAAATGATTGATGTTCTTCTCCTGCTTAAAAATGCATGACAGGCAAGGAAGGACTCCATTTGATGGTTACAGAAGCTTGAAGGACTCCACTAGCCCTTTGGTTGTGACCACGTAGCAACCTCTCTAGAgagtgttgaaaaatattgggTTTAGGATTTTTGCTCACCTTCCTCCACCATAGAATTACTTCTTATATATGTTatcaaaagtaatttttttaagagcattttttaaatggttttcaGTTTTAGAAAACTGGTGGGGTTGGTTTGTACTTTGTAATGGAGAGTGGAGGTGTATCTTAGGGGCGGGCAACcccgctccgcccatgcgggggcatGGCACTCCGCCTCGCATCTAGGGCCTCTAGTGAGggcggggagggcccaaccccgccccgCATTTCCCccgcttacatttatatatatatatatatatattatatacatatatatataaacataaatatatatttatattttacaaattgtgtatatatataaatatatattacaattagttagacttgttcacaaaatatgcattgacaaatttaaaaactacatagtttaaaaactaatacactacaatttacataaaatatgcactagcaaatttaaaaattacatagtttttaaattatagtcatagttacaaaatttaaatttataatttggatctaaaaatatatttttaattacttttgcacttataaataatttttaaatcaaataaatgtagtgtttttttaagtgaaaatagGTGGGATGAATTGAGAATCAGCCCTGCACCCCGCCCTCGCATCTCGGGGGCGGGGGATGCGGGGCGAAAACCCCACCCCTCACCCCATGCGGGGCagggtgcggggaaggggtgCCTAGTGTATCTTTGTTGTAAGATTAAGAATGAAGAATGAATGTGAAAATGGTTCATTTAGTTTCAGAAGTTGTTCCATTGGTTGAGAAAGGACAGAAGTCATCGACCATTGGTTGGGAGGTAGTTGAATTCTAAACCATCTTCAAGAAATGCATTAagatgttataaaaaaataatttagcaaACGTGGTTACTAAGGCAATTATGTAAGAGAATCATAATTCAGCATTCCATTTTATGTTTGGTAACTACCCACTTTACTATAAGCATATTTTTAATCTGAGAGACAATATTCCAACAACGGAAAGATAGCTGTTTCCATTCATGAAACTGCATAGAAGCTACCCATACAAATGAATTCATGAGTTTTtcgcttttcttttttcagattCTTCGCCATCTCTCTCAGTTTATCTTCTCTTTTCCGAACATCATACTCGCGCTGTAGTACATCATCCCACATCTTCGAAACCTTATTCTCTCTTATACAAAAATTCTCCTCTAATAGATGAAGTATATATCTGCCCATACGAAGAATTCACACCTCGCATATAAGATCTAAGCCCACACTACTAAATTATTGGACCCTACAACGATATATAGAAACCACTaggaatttaataaaaaaacaaggtatagaaagaagaaataatacatattagcttagaagaaaacaaataagaatCATGATCTCTagcataatttatttgttgttaatgaattcttatttttctttaataagtaAGAGTTCTGATTTCTAGAAAGTAGATAGATGTGATTTTCAATAGGTTTGAAGCTACCTTCAATGCACTTAAATAAGCTACCTTGCATCATCACAGAAGAAATATAGGCTAAATATTCAACTAATTTTTAAGTGCAGATTAAATTTATACTTGAAAATCTACTAAGTGGTGATAAAGACATTATTCTATTTACTTAGAAAATTTATACTAAGACGTTCCAATTTTTAAATGCAGATTAAATTTATACTTGAAAACATGTATGCTAAATCTACTAAATGATGAAAATCGACTAAGTGATGATACATATATGGAgtaaacagagagaaaaaaaagcaaCTGTCCCAAAAGAAATATAGGCTAATTATTCAACCAATTTTTAAGTGCAGATTAATTTATACTTGAAAATCTACTAAGTGATGATAAAGACATTATTATATTTACTTAGCAAATTTATACTAAGTTGTTCCAATTTTTAAGTGCAGATTAAATTTATACTAGAAAACCTGTATGCTAAATCTATTAAGTGATGAAAATCGACTAAGTGATGATACAAATATGGAGTAAACAGAGGGAAAAAATGTATGCTAAACCTTCGCATCGGTGGACTAAGGGAGGCTTCGGTGGACTGAGATGGGATCGAGGGTTTCGTTGGTGAACTAAGAGATGGGATCGACGGCTTGGGGACTGATCTCCTCTGGAGGACTGAGGTCGTGGTGGGTAGGGCTGGGTCGTGGTGGGGAGGGCTTCGTTGGTGGACAAAGATGGGATCGAGGGCTCGTTGGTGGACTGCGATGTTCCCGACGGCTCGTTGGTGGACTGAAATGGGACCGAGGGCTAGGGAACCGAGGCTGAGGTCGTGGTGGATAGGGCTTCGTTGGTGGACAGAAATGGGACCGAGGGCTTGTTGGTGGACTGCGATGCTCCCGATGGCTCGTTGGTGGATTGAAATGGGACCGAGAGCTAGGGAATCAAGGCTGAGGTCGTGGTGGGTAGGGCTGGGTCGTGGTGGGGAGGGCTGAGGTCGGTGGTTGTGTTGGCTTCAATGGCTTTGAGGTTCGAGCTTAGGGCTTTAAGGATTTGGGTTGGCTCTGAGGTTCACTTGGGGTCGGGGGGCTTTGAGCTCTAGGGGCGAAATAGTTGAATGAGGGAATGAGGGCTTAGAGAATGGAGTAAACCGGTTCATTGTGTTTTGGTCTACACGTCATGTGTGCAATGAATGCAGTCAAACAGTAGATGCTGCGAAGATTCTTATTGGTGTATATACCGAAAATGATGATGCATGGAAACAATCTGAAAGTTAGGTACCTAAAGAAAGTTGATTACAAAATGAATGGAGGATAGATTGGCGAGTGGGGGATCAGAGTTCGAGATATCAATAATTTGATTATCCAATtaattttctaaacaaaaatatttgtaaaatcattttttatgttttattatacTAAATAGAAAAGACTTTAGCCAAAAGTGGGGTCTAATCCCATTATTATACTCATACTGCGTTGTTGTGACAGTCACAGACGATCCTCTAGTCCAGTTGAGCCACGAGGGCTGAGAGGTGAGGGAGGCAAGCGGATTTGGACCGGACctactcaatttattattattattattaataataaactGTCCAGTCCAATGCCCATTTCATTTTGACTCCTGGGTTGGATCCAGCCAGCACAACACTCCCCTGTCCTTATCTTCACCACCACCACACGCCCAAACGCTGCGTTTTAACCCActcactctcaactctcccCAATTTCATTTCTTCCCCATATCCTTATTCCTTACTCCATCCTTAACGTGCGCTCCTTTCCCTCTCTTATTATTCCCcccaactatatttttttatttccatttttattattgGTTTCGTTTCGCCAACTCAACGTTCAAAACTACCCCCACTCTTTCTACGATTGCCGCGTGATTTTGACGTTGATTCACGCGTCAATTCTCCAAAACGACAGGACCTTTTTGGAAATTTGTGCTCCCTTCTTCTTTGATATATCGTACAGATTCTCTGCTACGTCCCAGTCCCGGATCTCCCCTTCTTCTCCGTGTCGTCGTCGTCatcgtcttcttcttcaaaccaTAGCTCgcatttatttataatttcattcattcagatttcgatttttttaattctatctttCCATTATCTTTGGAGCTACGAATATTTTACTCTAGAATGCttattgtttatatttaatGACTTAAGACCTGATGGTTTCGGCTTGATTCTTCGATCTCTCTCGTCGATTCATGGCGGCGGGGGCAATGGCGACCGCCGCCGGAGCTGCGGTTCTGCTTTACTACGTGCTGAGCCGGAGACTGGGAGCGGGTAAGGTTGAGGGAGATGATCGCAGTGGAGATCTATCGAAGTCGACCAGATCCTGTAGAAGGAGAATCGCTCGCAGGCCAGCTCAGGCCCCGGCCACGCTGTTCGAGTCGATCAACACGCTCTCGGAGACGCTGCGCTTTACGTATTCTGAGACTTTGGGCAAATGGCCAATTGGGGACTTGGCTTTCGggattaaatatttcatgagtAGACAGGTCTGGGATACTTTAGAATTTTGAGTTAATAAAaccgtgtttttttttaattttattaattttaaagcatttgCCTAGTTGAAACTATAATGCTATATGGCTGAAGGCTTTGGAGTCTTTCCCTATGAATTACATGATTTCCCCCCGTCATATTGTTTGCTTGTTCAGTACTGACTGGTTTAATGGGTAAAAGTTTAGATCTTTTCCTTCGAGGTCAATCTCGAAGTAGTGCTCTCTGTTAAGCTTGTGTTGTGAGCTCATTCTCGTTATGCTTGCAGGGTAACTTACAAGTTGCAAGTGTGTATGCTGGTAGTGATTCTATTCAACTTAAAGGTCCGGAAATTTTCGTGGAATTGAATAAATTTCTAAGGTTGTTGACCCTTTGTATGCTCTTCTCAAAGAAGCAGTTTCCGGTGTTTTTAGAGTCTGCCGGTTTCTCACAGGAAGATGTCCTCCTTCACAAGCCCAAGGCAGGGGTGCGTTACTATCTAGAGTAtgctttgttttggttttagtctctccattttttttttttttgtgggggttTCATTTCTATCATATCTTGTCCTTTTTTTGCTGCTTCATAGAAAATTATGCAACTGGGACTAGTTACTTCCCCTTTGACGATTCTGACTGCAACTGTCTCAGAAGGCTCCTCACATGGGAGATGAAATGAATAGCCATAGAACGGATTGTTGCACATCTCGTGAGGCTTATACATAAAGAGGTTAGAATAAATTAATAGGGACTATAGGCAACCACTGAGCTAAAAAGCAGAGGACTTTTCAGAAAATAGCAATTTTCAATTTGCATTTTTTGCTGTAAAATTGGAACTTACCTATTTATATGCCCAATTAACAACTTACTGATGATCACATATGAGTAATAAGACTTCCAATGTGGGCTAAACTTTGTGAAAATATTAAGTTGTAGGTTTGGCCTTTCTCCCAAGGTAGTTGTTCCGATTCTCTTATGCTAACTGTGATATGCATGGCCAAGAAGAACATGCTTATTGTTTTCCATACAAGTAGTAAAATCATACTTGAGTATTGCCTTAATTACCAGAACAATGATTGCAGCTTTTGAAGCCCGCTTTCACAATTATACGAGATAAAGATTCAAAATGTTTCCTTCTGTTGATTCGTGGTACTCATAGCATTAAAGATACACTAACAGCAGCAACTGGTGCAGTGGTCCCCTTCCACCACTCGGTTTTACATGATGGTGGGATAAGCAATTTGGTTTTAGGATATGCCCATTGTGGAATGGTTGCTGCTGCTCGTTGGATAGCAAAGCTTAGCACTCCTTTTCTGCTCAAAGCTCATGATGAATATCCCGACTACAATGTTCAGGTAAATACTATTTCTCTTCTTacttattttcaaatgaaagcATGTGGTTGTTTCAGAACTAATCCTTTTTTATGGATAGTTGAACTTAGAACACAATATGAGCTTCCTTGTTCCATGTCTGTGTGTGACATCCTGGTTGTGAAGGTGCTTTGTTAATTTCGTACTGGATGGGTGGATTGTGAAATCGTACTGGTGTTAATTCTCACATTGGTTGTTAGTCGGTGTCATTGACCTGGACTTTATTAGTGATTTAAGGAGATTTCTATTACACCAATGACTTGTTCTTTTGCAAGTAGCACAAATATAACTAAACTTTCTTAGGTGAGGACATTTTGCTTATATTGTGGCGTAACAATATAATCCTTTTAGTTCAACTTATACAGGAACTGATGATGCCAAGTATCTTCTAGTAGTTCTTATATAACTGTGCGATTCCATCATGAGAGCAATATGGTCAGCTCTTTGCCAAAATTTTCATACGACTTGGTTGATCTCAATATTGACCCTTGTGTAGATTAAATCATATAATTTGCGATCATGTGGatacaaattaaatttgaaatatgatGTGTTGGCATTTCACATCCACTTAGATTTTCATTGTAAGATATATAAATCTCTAATCCTTTGTTTTTGTATACCATGTTATATCTTCAAGATGTCAATTTTGAACCGTGAGTTACTGTACATAATCGGTTCACGCAATATATGTTtcctataaataaatttgtacttaatttttcatattcagatTGTTGGCCATTCACTTGGTGGTGGTACTGCTGCACTTTTGACATATATTCTACGAGAGCAGAAAGAATTCTCCTCAAGCACTTGTGTCACATTTGCCCCAGGCATGTACTGATCAAGTTTGATGCTTATGTTTTCTTTCTGTTGCTACCAGTTAGTGGGTAACTTTATTTTATGGGCTTTATAAGGagttcataaattttcatacaagGACAGAGGACTAATAACGTTTGCAACTGGCTTTCGATGACTACGAATAAGTCGTAGTTGTTGATTATTGTCATTTAAGTCAGAATTATGTGGACTTCCAAACTCGAATGAATCTAAAAGTTAGTTActggattttgttttgtttgtgagTTCCTTCAATGAGTCAATTTTGCAGATGGTACTTATAGAAAAAACAAGAAGCTTCAGATAGTACTTCACAGAAACAGAAAAAAGTCGTACTATTATTGCTTATTTATATCAAGTGAACTTTATATGAGGATGAAGAacgtacttataaaaaaaataataaaaaaaatatatatgaggaTGAAGAACGTGCACTTACATTAGGAATTGGCAATATGACATTATCATGGAACCTTGATATCTATTTGGGATAAGGAACCAGGtcgaatttatttttgaatggcACTTTGTTTAGTAAGATATGTTCTTAAACTCACAGTATGAATGGCCTCTTTCGTCTCAAAACCTGCAATATTATTATGTGGAGGACATTAATGATGCTAATGAGCAGTTGCTCAAATGGCACCTCCTTCCTCCATAGGAACAGGGTGAAGAGTGAGCTCATGGCTTCAATACCCACTGGATGTTTGTgtcttacctataaaaaaaataatggaggaCATTAGTGATGAAAATCCTGTTTAGAGTTGTCAGAATCGCATATGCGGCTTAATTATTTCAAAGAGGAAGACAAGATGGTAATAATGGAGGGTTGAAGGAAATTGGATCTTTctgcattttgtatttataatgtTGAAATTCCCCTCACTCAAGCCCCCTCTTTTTTCACAATGTTTAAAGTGCTTCATAAGGTATCATTGTCGCCTCTGAAACTTGTGGTTCAGTATGAGGTGCTTTTTCTAAAGTGCTTGTATTGTAATTTTCACTTTGCAGCTGCCTGTATGACATGGGAATTAGCAGAATCAGGCAAACACTTTATTACTACCGTCATTAATGGTTCTGACCTGGTTCCAACATTCTCAACAGCTTCCCTTGATGACCTTCGCTCTGAGGTTGGAAATAGCCTGATGGACAATGAATTCTTGACATTAACAGTGAAATTTCAAGTCTCTCATCCATTAGAAACTTTGGTAATCCTTACTTAGATTGTTGCTTTCAGGTCAGAGCATCATCCTGGTTAAATGATATGCGGGATCAGATTGAGCGCACAAGGGTTCTAAATGTTGTTTATCGCTCTGCAACTGCTCTGGGATCTCGTCTACCATCTGTAGCTAGTACCAAAGCCAGGGTTGCTGGTGCAGGTGCACTTCTGAAGCCAGTATCCAGCAGCACTCAGGTAGGCTTTAGCTCACTCTTCTTGGTTAAGTTCTAGCAACATATACTCCTCTACCTTTTCAAGATCTAGACTTAACCTAGGGATCAACCTGGTAAATTGCACAAGTTAGTTCTCTTATACATTGCAGGTAATGTAATATTTTCCCATAAATCTGCTCGACAAGGGTTTGAAACTAGTTTGAGTGCATATGAATCGTGGACTCTTTTGCTTGGAAaactaaattttgataaaatatgatgtAATAGCACCTTGTACCTTTTTGTCTCTCAATTCTtgcttgaatatatttttatcattaaagaaaaTTCTGCTTGGTAAATTTTAGGTTGTGATGAAGCGTGCTCAGAATGTTGCTCAAGCTGTTGTCAGAACACGCTCATCTCTATCATCATGGTCTTGCATGGGTGCACGTCGCCGTCATGTGGGCCCAATTATGGGTTCTGAAGTAGAGGATCTGCCTGAAGCAGCTCTGGTGTCTGAAAGAAATTCAGACGCTACTGCAACTGAAGGGATGACAAGTGACCTGCTTCAGAATAAAGTGCAATCTAGTTCTAGCAATGAATCAGGACATGATGATACAGACGAAGAAGAGCTGCTACTTCCAATAGATAGAGTCACCAGTGCATCCACCGTGGAAGACGTCACTGAAGGTGAGTTGTGGTATGAACTGGAGAAAGAGCTTCAAAGGCAGGAGAATGAATCAGATGTTAGAGCCCAGGAGGAAGAAGCGGCTGCAGCTAAAGAAATCACTGAAGAGGAAAATATGCTGGCTGATGCAGTGGAAGGCGATAAGCCAATCTCGGTGTCGGATGTATCAGAGAGTATCCGCTTTTGTCCCCCTGGCAGAATCATGCATATCGTTTCCGTGCCTGCATCTGTTACTCCTAATATGGAGCATGGTGTGCACACTGAGGAACACGTTGGTATATACGAGACACCGAGAGAACTGTATAGTAAGCTACGACTTTCAAAAACGATGATAAATGATCATTATATGCCTATGTATAAGAAGATGATGGAAATGTTAATCAGGGAACTGGAAAATGAAGCAGATTGTAGTTGTGAAATGTGAAATGTATAAATTAATAGTCAAGAGATTACATCTATTGTATACTCTCCATCTTATTTATATACAACTCTTTGATGCTATTGAGGAATCAGACTGTTTCTTGTGCGATATCGGTTTCTTTTGGATGAGATCCTTCTTTGCTTGATAGGGTGTGTTAGTGCTGTGCTCATTGAAAACAGACTTATCGAAGCCATTAGTTCTACTGTACAGAAAACATAAAGGGATTGTTATAGGATCCAGTTTTGGTATCCCAACAACAGGCATTTTATTTGGATGATAGAGGATggagcattggcattggtttAGTAAATGTCAGTTTATCTTCAAAATTCGAAGAAATAGAGATGGAATCATCTGCATTGGAGTAGTAAAATACAAGTAACTTCAAATATGAGCAAGAGTATTTCTAAAtgtttcttcatatttgaagatGTACAGTTTATATtcaaaagtgattttattctaaaataccAAACCCATAGTTATTGTAGTTGTAAAATAGGTTGAGGAAAGAAATTAgttgggaaataataatttaaataaaaattaaattattaattaatatatagttagtgtagttgtaaaatatgaaaaaataatatcaatattattattaaaaaataatattatattattattttgactaaacTAGAATATAacttaaatagttttaaatttatagaaaacgTATGCTCCTAACTAAAAATTTTAGAGATACTATGATGAAATGGCTTTTAATTTTGAGAGGATTCCATTTGCAGAAGAAAATTGCTATTAATTTATCATTCTTTCGCCATGTCACATCAAATGACTTACCAGATAAAGATAACATCCGTTTTAGGGTTGGCATAAGTCatctttttca
Above is a genomic segment from Juglans microcarpa x Juglans regia isolate MS1-56 chromosome 1D, Jm3101_v1.0, whole genome shotgun sequence containing:
- the LOC121255539 gene encoding uncharacterized protein LOC121255539 — its product is MAAGAMATAAGAAVLLYYVLSRRLGAGKVEGDDRSGDLSKSTRSCRRRIARRPAQAPATLFESINTLSETLRFTYSETLGKWPIGDLAFGIKYFMSRQGNLQVASVYAGSDSIQLKGPEIFVELNKFLRLLTLCMLFSKKQFPVFLESAGFSQEDVLLHKPKAGLLKPAFTIIRDKDSKCFLLLIRGTHSIKDTLTAATGAVVPFHHSVLHDGGISNLVLGYAHCGMVAAARWIAKLSTPFLLKAHDEYPDYNVQIVGHSLGGGTAALLTYILREQKEFSSSTCVTFAPAACMTWELAESGKHFITTVINGSDLVPTFSTASLDDLRSEVRASSWLNDMRDQIERTRVLNVVYRSATALGSRLPSVASTKARVAGAGALLKPVSSSTQVVMKRAQNVAQAVVRTRSSLSSWSCMGARRRHVGPIMGSEVEDLPEAALVSERNSDATATEGMTSDLLQNKVQSSSSNESGHDDTDEEELLLPIDRVTSASTVEDVTEGELWYELEKELQRQENESDVRAQEEEAAAAKEITEEENMLADAVEGDKPISVSDVSESIRFCPPGRIMHIVSVPASVTPNMEHGVHTEEHVGIYETPRELYSKLRLSKTMINDHYMPMYKKMMEMLIRELENEADCSCEM